A single window of Jiangella alkaliphila DNA harbors:
- a CDS encoding TetR/AcrR family transcriptional regulator: MAGSRGALIGRPRGFDVDEALERALRVFWEKGYEGSSLGDLTSAMGITKPSMYAAFGNKEQLFRLALQRYSEGPAAYATRALDEPTARAVAEAFLRGAVDTTTRPDRPHGCLTVQGALPDSDGGRPAHDVLVAWRNEACQHLEQRFQRAVDEGDLPLDADPGQLARYIMTVGNGIAVQAASGASHDDLEDVVDIALRNWQPSSSSS, from the coding sequence ATGGCTGGCTCTCGGGGTGCGCTCATCGGCCGGCCCAGAGGATTCGACGTCGACGAGGCGCTCGAGCGGGCGCTGCGGGTGTTCTGGGAGAAGGGCTACGAGGGGTCCAGCCTCGGCGATCTCACCAGCGCCATGGGCATCACCAAGCCGAGCATGTACGCGGCCTTCGGCAACAAGGAGCAGCTGTTCCGCCTGGCACTGCAGCGCTACAGCGAGGGGCCGGCCGCCTATGCCACCCGCGCGCTGGACGAGCCGACCGCGCGAGCGGTGGCCGAGGCGTTCCTCCGCGGTGCGGTCGACACCACCACCCGTCCCGACCGCCCGCACGGATGCCTGACGGTGCAGGGCGCGCTGCCCGACAGCGACGGCGGCCGGCCCGCGCACGACGTGCTCGTCGCCTGGCGCAACGAGGCCTGCCAGCACCTCGAGCAGCGCTTCCAGCGCGCCGTCGACGAGGGCGACCTGCCGCTCGACGCCGACCCGGGGCAACTCGCGCGCTACATCATGACGGTGGGCAACGGCATCGCCGTCCAGGCGGCCAGCGGTGCCAGTCACGACGACCTCGAGGACGTCGTCGACATCGCGCTGCGCAACTGGCAGCCCTCCTCCAGCAGCAGTTGA
- a CDS encoding LLM class flavin-dependent oxidoreductase, with product MRFGAAIPNCREGKVYPPGFTTPQVLTDIAVTAEASGFDSLWANDLQSTFDEALSGQARATPNFFEAQTTLAFLAARTERIRFVTSAVTVPLRDPILLAKQVATLDVLSGGRYALGLGLGGKRTELDRLRGRFSSEINRGRWLEESLELLEKLLTEQVVDHDGEYFSVQGAEVFPKPVQRPFPLYMTGAGDEMLRRTARWGAGWIHMHITPEQLTERVQALHAACAQVDRDPAEIEVSLQFDVLVAPTRAQAQERWENSLAHGLGAARGRSAETSYIVGSPADVAARLREYEAAGMRHVGLIPSGNTPDQVLEQLQLLGKEVIAQFA from the coding sequence ATGCGTTTCGGAGCAGCCATACCGAACTGCCGCGAAGGGAAGGTCTATCCGCCCGGGTTCACCACCCCCCAGGTGCTCACCGACATCGCGGTGACGGCCGAGGCGAGCGGGTTCGACTCGCTCTGGGCCAACGACCTGCAGTCCACCTTCGACGAGGCGTTGTCGGGGCAGGCCCGCGCGACGCCGAACTTCTTCGAGGCCCAGACGACGCTGGCCTTCCTGGCCGCCCGCACCGAGCGGATCCGGTTCGTCACGTCGGCCGTCACGGTGCCGCTGCGCGACCCGATCCTGCTGGCCAAGCAGGTGGCGACGCTCGACGTGCTGTCCGGCGGACGGTACGCGCTCGGCCTCGGGCTGGGCGGCAAGCGCACCGAGCTGGACCGCCTGCGCGGCCGCTTCAGCAGCGAGATCAACCGCGGCCGCTGGCTGGAGGAGTCGCTGGAGCTGCTGGAGAAGCTGCTCACCGAGCAGGTGGTCGACCACGACGGCGAGTACTTCAGCGTCCAGGGCGCCGAGGTCTTCCCCAAGCCGGTGCAGCGTCCGTTCCCGCTGTACATGACCGGCGCCGGCGACGAGATGCTGCGCCGCACCGCCCGGTGGGGCGCCGGCTGGATCCACATGCACATCACGCCGGAGCAGCTGACCGAGCGCGTCCAGGCCCTGCACGCGGCCTGCGCGCAGGTCGACCGCGACCCGGCCGAGATCGAGGTCAGCCTGCAGTTCGACGTGCTCGTCGCGCCGACACGCGCACAGGCGCAGGAGCGGTGGGAGAACTCGCTGGCCCACGGTCTGGGAGCGGCCCGCGGCCGCTCGGCCGAGACGTCCTACATCGTCGGGTCGCCGGCCGACGTCGCGGCCCGGCTGCGGGAGTACGAGGCGGCCGGCATGCGCCACGTCGGGCTCATCCCGAGCGGGAACACCCCGGACCAGGTGCTCGAGCAGCTCCAGCTGCTCGGGAAGGAGGTCATCGCGCAGTTCGCCTAG
- a CDS encoding DUF3830 family protein yields MTQKRIRLESGGVAAEALLLEENAPKATAALWEMLAEPIERKLISAKWSGDVGVLHPGEGPLRDVAELENPVTSIYPGAVVMRPRGSEILIGYGVGEYRWAVGVDYTTRLAKIVTNRTEFLSVVARTADQGPSTITVGRV; encoded by the coding sequence ATGACGCAGAAGCGGATCCGGCTGGAGTCCGGCGGCGTGGCCGCGGAGGCGCTGCTGCTGGAGGAGAACGCGCCGAAGGCGACAGCGGCGCTCTGGGAGATGCTCGCCGAGCCGATCGAGCGCAAGCTCATCTCGGCCAAGTGGTCCGGTGACGTCGGCGTGCTGCACCCGGGCGAGGGCCCGCTGCGCGACGTCGCGGAGCTGGAGAATCCGGTGACGTCCATCTACCCGGGTGCGGTCGTGATGCGCCCGCGCGGCAGCGAGATCCTCATCGGCTACGGCGTCGGCGAGTACCGCTGGGCGGTCGGCGTCGACTACACCACCCGGCTGGCCAAGATCGTCACGAACCGGACGGAGTTCCTGTCCGTCGTCGCCCGCACCGCCGACCAGGGCCCGTCGACGATCACCGTCGGCCGGGTCTGA
- the tcuA gene encoding FAD-dependent tricarballylate dehydrogenase TcuA: protein MNRLGTTQPYADVVVVGGGNAGFCAALAAAERGRSVVLLEKGDREHAGGNSFYTAGATRIVHDGLPDLLDIVEPDDRHGVTEVPPYSADDYVADLAKVTGGRNDPDLTRVLVAQSSRVVRWLHGHGMRYRLMYERQAYERDDGTYLFWGGLHVGNVDGGQGLMADHTRAAAALGVDVRYGHAVHRLLVDGGAVTGVGYVTSDGGRGELAASSVVLAAGGFEADPRLRERYLGRGWANARVRGTPNNTGEVLVEALRIGAGRAGDWSTCHAVAWDAGHPNNESNRELTNRLTRQSYPLGIVVNVDGERFVDEGEDFRNYTYAKYGSQILEQPGSVAFQLFDAELRPLLRAEEYDMPGITVVVADTIEELARRAGIDEPGLRKTVAEYNAAIDTTARFDPTVKDGRSAGVRPPKSNWAAPLRTPPFYAYPVTCGITFTFGGLRADTHGRVLTGDGTPMPGLLVAGEMLGGLFSGNYPGGTGLAAGAVFGHRAGSVA from the coding sequence TTGAACCGACTGGGAACCACCCAGCCGTATGCCGACGTCGTCGTCGTGGGCGGCGGCAACGCCGGCTTCTGCGCCGCTCTCGCCGCCGCCGAGCGCGGCCGCTCGGTCGTCCTGCTGGAGAAGGGCGACCGCGAGCACGCCGGGGGCAACAGCTTCTACACGGCGGGTGCGACCCGCATCGTGCACGACGGACTGCCCGACCTGCTCGACATCGTCGAGCCCGACGACCGGCACGGCGTCACCGAGGTGCCGCCCTACTCCGCCGACGACTACGTCGCCGACCTCGCCAAGGTGACCGGCGGGCGCAACGACCCCGACCTCACCCGGGTGCTGGTGGCGCAGAGCAGCCGCGTGGTGCGGTGGCTGCACGGTCACGGGATGCGCTACCGGCTGATGTACGAGCGTCAGGCCTACGAGCGCGACGACGGCACGTACCTGTTCTGGGGCGGGCTGCACGTCGGCAACGTCGACGGCGGGCAGGGCCTCATGGCCGACCACACCCGGGCGGCCGCCGCCCTCGGCGTCGACGTCCGCTACGGCCACGCCGTCCACCGGCTGCTGGTCGACGGCGGCGCCGTCACCGGCGTCGGGTACGTGACGAGCGACGGCGGCCGCGGCGAGCTGGCGGCGTCGTCGGTGGTGCTGGCAGCGGGCGGGTTCGAGGCCGACCCGCGGCTGCGCGAACGCTACCTCGGCCGCGGCTGGGCCAACGCCCGGGTCCGCGGCACGCCGAACAACACCGGCGAGGTGCTGGTCGAGGCGCTGCGGATCGGCGCCGGGCGGGCCGGCGACTGGTCCACCTGCCACGCCGTCGCGTGGGACGCCGGACACCCGAACAACGAGAGCAACCGCGAGCTGACCAACCGGCTGACCCGGCAGAGCTACCCGCTCGGCATCGTCGTCAACGTCGACGGCGAGCGCTTCGTCGACGAGGGCGAGGACTTCCGCAACTACACCTACGCCAAGTACGGCAGCCAGATCCTCGAGCAGCCCGGCTCGGTCGCCTTCCAGCTGTTCGACGCCGAGCTGCGGCCGCTGCTGCGGGCCGAGGAATACGACATGCCCGGCATCACCGTCGTCGTGGCCGACACGATCGAGGAGCTGGCCCGCCGGGCCGGCATCGACGAGCCCGGGCTGCGCAAGACGGTCGCCGAGTACAACGCCGCCATCGACACCACGGCGCGCTTCGACCCGACGGTCAAGGACGGCCGCAGCGCCGGCGTCCGCCCGCCGAAGAGCAACTGGGCCGCTCCGCTGCGCACGCCGCCGTTCTACGCCTACCCCGTGACCTGCGGCATCACTTTCACCTTCGGCGGCCTGCGGGCCGACACCCACGGCCGCGTCCTCACCGGCGACGGCACGCCGATGCCCGGCCTGCTGGTCGCGGGGGAGATGCTCGGCGGGCTGTTCAGCGGCAACTACCCGGGCGGCACCGGCCTCGCCGCCGGCGCCGTCTTCGGCCACCGCGCCGGCTCGGTCGCCTGA
- a CDS encoding TIGR03557 family F420-dependent LLM class oxidoreductase, with product MVKFAWLCSHESYQPEDLVEQAVLAEQAGFDTVLGSDHFHPWVDDTSAAGFVWSWLGTVAARTERVELGTSVTCPLFHYHPGLVAQASATVQRLSGGRLLLGVGSGEAINETPLGWEFPGYGERMGRMREALEIIRRLHDGEKLDFAGEYYTTTTAKLYSPPTSKVPTLLAAGGPKSAAFAGAHADGLITSVKNPQDTIAKVIEPFRAAAAERGNDNPRILATRWTVLAGDEEEAWRALGPMRGLRAPGRLEAADPAVLRERADAMDRAEVLGSYTLVPDADALVEAYRPLVEQIDAEWVSIQVASNDPVATIKLIGENVLPRLRELAS from the coding sequence ATGGTCAAGTTCGCCTGGTTGTGCAGTCACGAGTCGTACCAGCCGGAGGACCTCGTCGAGCAGGCCGTCCTGGCCGAGCAGGCCGGGTTCGACACCGTCCTGGGGTCCGACCACTTCCACCCGTGGGTCGACGACACGTCCGCGGCCGGCTTCGTGTGGAGCTGGCTGGGCACCGTGGCCGCCCGCACCGAGCGGGTCGAGCTGGGCACGTCCGTCACCTGCCCGCTGTTCCACTACCACCCCGGCCTGGTCGCCCAGGCCTCGGCCACCGTCCAGCGGCTGTCCGGCGGCCGCCTGCTGCTGGGCGTCGGCAGCGGCGAGGCGATCAACGAGACGCCGCTGGGCTGGGAGTTCCCCGGCTACGGCGAGCGGATGGGTCGCATGCGCGAGGCGCTGGAGATCATCCGGCGGCTGCACGACGGCGAGAAGCTGGACTTCGCCGGCGAGTACTACACGACCACCACCGCCAAGCTCTACAGCCCGCCGACGTCGAAGGTGCCGACGCTGCTCGCGGCCGGTGGGCCGAAGTCGGCCGCGTTCGCCGGCGCCCACGCCGACGGCCTCATCACCAGCGTCAAGAACCCGCAGGACACCATCGCCAAGGTCATCGAGCCGTTCCGGGCGGCGGCCGCCGAGCGCGGCAACGACAACCCGCGCATCCTGGCCACCCGGTGGACCGTGCTGGCCGGCGACGAGGAGGAGGCCTGGCGCGCGCTCGGCCCGATGCGCGGGCTTCGCGCCCCCGGCCGGCTGGAGGCGGCCGACCCGGCCGTGCTGCGCGAGCGGGCCGACGCGATGGACCGCGCCGAGGTGCTCGGCAGTTACACGCTCGTGCCCGACGCCGACGCGCTGGTGGAGGCGTACCGGCCGCTGGTCGAGCAGATCGACGCCGAGTGGGTCTCGATCCAGGTGGCCAGCAACGACCCGGTGGCCACCATCAAGCTCATCGGCGAGAACGTGCTGCCGCGGCTGCGCGAGCTGGCGAGCTGA
- a CDS encoding M91 family zinc metallopeptidase, producing the protein MTVTLPDVWDLQADTGYLDTARQAWQTLANDFGSEATNQRNREAELRLNWECSMADSYFAHATKVATVLGDASDAYGGIADLLGQLKTDVHDAQDDLDASFARAAAGTKSAVRADGMVSFTPWKEDDDLSHVNTEFDTAQGIVDDAIALVRTRDATLLELGRDLYALAEAWSDAADGTDPGWTIPTATSYDIQTTSLDGTTVISTGDGNDKVVVTVDPNTGETIVNITDAAGNLTTQRIAAGEEVVINTGHGDDEILVPRGTEVHVRFATSAGDDTVMAQGSDGDVEAFGGDGIDTIETGAGDDFISGGRDDDYVDGSTGDDVLAGRLGDDVVYGMDGDDVVIGGDGRDYLEGASGDDRVFGGDHHDTISGGYGDDRIFGGTGNDTVYAGGGDDTVDGELGLDTVYAEAGDSAPGDENVVVVEIPSEEEYLRWLEIEVGGSQEFKDRVLADLHMMASSPTGQKMLERQGEHYDDSGFLGYGKDKVTIAEHPGGNNSASYDGDEYRVELDVNHTSPGYDMGYTEDYDITPPSVFFFHELGHINQYRSGSSDEFDDDEEYSDGTPLIERQNVGLPFDHDDDPNTPEVIDPDYDFDYTENAFRDELGLPNRNQY; encoded by the coding sequence ATGACCGTCACACTCCCCGACGTCTGGGACCTGCAGGCCGACACCGGGTACCTCGACACCGCACGGCAGGCCTGGCAGACCCTCGCGAACGACTTCGGCAGCGAGGCGACGAACCAGCGCAACCGCGAGGCCGAGCTCCGCCTCAACTGGGAGTGCTCGATGGCCGACAGCTACTTCGCGCACGCCACGAAGGTCGCGACCGTGCTCGGCGACGCGTCCGACGCCTACGGAGGCATCGCCGACCTCCTCGGCCAGCTCAAGACCGACGTGCACGACGCCCAGGACGATCTCGACGCCAGCTTCGCCCGGGCGGCGGCCGGCACGAAGTCCGCGGTGCGCGCCGACGGCATGGTCAGCTTCACCCCGTGGAAGGAGGACGACGACCTCAGCCACGTCAACACCGAGTTCGACACCGCGCAGGGCATCGTCGACGACGCCATCGCCCTGGTGCGCACCCGCGACGCGACCCTGCTCGAACTGGGCCGCGACCTCTACGCGCTGGCCGAGGCGTGGAGCGACGCCGCCGACGGCACCGACCCCGGCTGGACAATCCCGACCGCGACGTCCTACGACATCCAGACCACCTCGCTCGACGGCACCACCGTCATCAGCACCGGCGACGGCAACGACAAGGTCGTGGTCACCGTCGACCCCAACACCGGCGAGACGATCGTGAACATCACCGACGCCGCCGGCAACCTCACGACCCAGCGCATCGCCGCCGGCGAGGAGGTCGTCATCAACACCGGCCACGGCGACGACGAGATCCTCGTGCCACGCGGCACGGAGGTGCATGTGCGCTTCGCCACCAGCGCCGGCGACGACACCGTCATGGCCCAGGGCTCCGACGGCGACGTCGAGGCGTTCGGCGGCGACGGCATCGACACCATCGAGACCGGCGCCGGCGACGACTTCATCAGCGGCGGCCGCGACGACGACTACGTCGACGGCAGCACGGGCGACGACGTCCTGGCCGGCCGGCTCGGCGACGACGTCGTCTACGGCATGGACGGCGACGACGTCGTCATCGGCGGCGACGGCCGCGACTACCTCGAGGGCGCGTCCGGCGACGACCGCGTCTTCGGCGGCGACCACCACGACACCATCTCCGGCGGCTACGGCGACGACCGCATCTTCGGCGGCACCGGCAACGACACCGTCTACGCCGGCGGCGGCGACGACACCGTCGACGGCGAGCTCGGCCTCGACACCGTCTACGCCGAGGCGGGCGACAGCGCGCCCGGCGACGAGAACGTCGTCGTCGTCGAGATCCCGTCCGAGGAGGAGTACCTGCGCTGGCTGGAGATCGAGGTGGGTGGCTCGCAGGAGTTCAAGGACCGCGTGCTCGCCGACCTGCACATGATGGCGTCCAGCCCGACCGGCCAGAAGATGCTCGAGCGCCAGGGCGAGCACTACGACGACTCCGGCTTCCTCGGGTACGGCAAGGACAAGGTCACCATCGCCGAGCACCCCGGCGGCAACAACAGCGCCTCCTACGACGGCGACGAGTACCGCGTCGAGCTCGACGTCAACCACACCTCGCCCGGCTACGACATGGGCTACACCGAGGACTACGACATCACCCCGCCGTCGGTGTTCTTCTTCCACGAGCTGGGCCACATCAACCAGTACCGCAGCGGCTCGAGCGACGAGTTCGACGACGACGAGGAGTACTCCGACGGCACCCCGCTGATCGAGCGGCAGAACGTCGGCCTCCCCTTCGACCACGACGACGACCCCAACACCCCCGAGGTGATCGACCCCGACTACGACTTCGACTACACCGAGAACGCCTTCCGCGACGAACTCGGCCTGCCCAACCGCAACCAGTACTGA
- a CDS encoding thiamine pyrophosphate-binding protein → MADEAATTADVMAAYLAEVGTEAIFAYPGDPIIEFMERSRVRGIDVVLARREGTAAFMAEAYGMVSGRPGVCLSTLGPGSTALVNGVAAATLDRVPMLAISGQIESAREPFFTHQVVDHQALFRPVTKWAGRMDAGAVATVMRKALRTATAERPGAVHLTVGSDTFKATARDAEVSVPPLGPARGGVGVNGPDPERLLAAARRPVLLAGIGAARCEATEQLVRLAETAGLPVIVGPMAKGVIPEDSPMFAGVLDMACNQVVWDFLGSADLIVAAGFDPVELIKPWRLTTPVLHVDTTPNTDQIYAAGTEVVGDIAAALGWLADGWTGEPRWSEREIKEHRARLRDAYYDGRVAGRLNPTDVVDVVAGRLAATAVVTSDVGSHKLLVGQGWPATRPRSVLMTNGLSAMGFGVPAAIAAKLLHPDRPVAALVGDGGFAMVATEMRLAAALGLPIVVVVFVDGSLNRIELKQMAIDYPSVATRIEDIDLVQLAGAMGCDGVRVESRAELDRAIEGADGLTRPLVVEARIDPAQYVSQF, encoded by the coding sequence ATGGCTGACGAGGCGGCGACCACCGCGGACGTGATGGCGGCCTACCTGGCCGAGGTGGGCACCGAGGCGATCTTCGCCTACCCGGGCGATCCGATCATCGAGTTCATGGAGCGCTCGCGGGTGCGCGGCATCGACGTCGTGCTGGCCCGCCGCGAGGGCACGGCGGCGTTCATGGCCGAGGCGTACGGCATGGTCAGCGGCCGGCCCGGGGTCTGCCTGTCGACGTTGGGCCCGGGGTCCACGGCGCTGGTCAACGGCGTCGCGGCGGCCACGCTGGACCGCGTGCCGATGCTGGCGATCTCGGGGCAGATCGAGTCGGCCCGCGAGCCGTTCTTCACCCACCAGGTGGTCGACCACCAGGCGCTGTTCCGTCCGGTCACCAAGTGGGCCGGGCGCATGGACGCCGGCGCCGTCGCCACCGTCATGCGCAAGGCGCTGCGCACCGCGACCGCCGAACGGCCCGGCGCCGTGCACCTGACTGTCGGGTCCGACACGTTCAAGGCCACGGCGCGCGACGCCGAGGTGTCGGTGCCGCCGCTCGGACCGGCGCGCGGGGGTGTCGGGGTCAACGGCCCCGACCCGGAGCGGCTGCTCGCGGCCGCGCGCCGACCGGTGCTGCTGGCCGGCATCGGCGCGGCGCGGTGCGAGGCCACGGAACAGCTGGTCCGGCTGGCCGAGACCGCGGGCCTGCCGGTGATCGTGGGGCCGATGGCCAAGGGCGTCATCCCCGAGGACTCGCCGATGTTCGCCGGTGTGCTCGACATGGCCTGCAACCAGGTGGTCTGGGACTTCCTGGGCTCCGCCGACCTCATCGTGGCGGCCGGATTCGACCCGGTCGAGCTGATCAAGCCGTGGCGGCTCACCACCCCGGTGCTGCACGTCGACACCACGCCGAACACCGACCAGATCTACGCCGCCGGCACCGAGGTGGTCGGCGACATCGCGGCCGCGCTGGGCTGGCTGGCCGACGGCTGGACCGGCGAGCCGCGGTGGAGCGAGCGGGAGATCAAGGAGCACCGCGCCAGGCTGCGCGACGCCTACTACGACGGTCGGGTGGCCGGCCGGCTCAACCCGACCGACGTGGTGGACGTGGTGGCCGGCCGCTTGGCGGCGACGGCGGTCGTCACGTCCGACGTCGGGTCGCACAAGCTGCTGGTCGGCCAGGGTTGGCCGGCCACCCGGCCGCGCAGCGTGCTGATGACCAACGGCCTGTCGGCGATGGGCTTCGGCGTGCCGGCGGCCATCGCGGCGAAGCTACTGCACCCGGACCGGCCGGTGGCCGCGCTGGTCGGCGACGGCGGCTTCGCCATGGTCGCGACGGAGATGCGGCTGGCGGCGGCGCTCGGCCTGCCGATCGTCGTGGTCGTGTTCGTCGACGGCAGCCTCAACCGGATCGAGCTCAAGCAGATGGCGATCGACTATCCCAGCGTCGCGACCCGCATCGAGGACATCGACCTCGTCCAGCTGGCCGGGGCGATGGGCTGCGACGGCGTCCGGGTGGAGTCGCGGGCCGAGCTGGACCGCGCCATCGAGGGCGCCGACGGCCTGACCCGCCCGCTGGTCGTCGAGGCCCGCATCGACCCGGCCCAGTACGTGTCGCAGTTCTGA
- a CDS encoding aldehyde dehydrogenase family protein: protein MKQLRPFVAGDWADGEQSAVARDTYTREPVAEVQSPGRAQVAEATRAVAAAQAGQSLSPYDRYRILARASELVLERAGALAESIVTDTGFTTADARREVERTAQTLLLSGEEAKRLRGEVVPIDADPSGPARVAFTVRRPVGVVCAITPFNSPLNTVAHKIAPALAAGNGVVLKPADQTPLTADLLLRVLLDAGLPPGLISVLYGGGRTVGQWLLEDEVPAYYAFTGSTTVGEQIQRTIGVRRAQLELGSLASTIVCEDADLDRAVRLCVNAAFRKAGQVCTSVQRLYVHEAVVDDVTAALRSALDGRAIGDPRDPATFIGPLIDEQAAERVESWVSAAADGGAEVVTGGARTGAVVQPTVLTGVAPDMNVMCREIFGPVVSIRPYTDVDAAIDEANDTPYGLAAGLFTSDIGRALHVAGRLRVGTVHVNETSSARVDLMPFGGVKASGFGHEGPAYAIRDMTEETLLTLGP from the coding sequence ATGAAGCAGCTGCGCCCGTTCGTCGCCGGCGACTGGGCCGACGGCGAGCAGAGCGCCGTCGCGCGCGACACCTACACGCGCGAGCCGGTGGCCGAGGTCCAGTCGCCCGGCCGCGCGCAGGTCGCGGAGGCCACCCGGGCCGTCGCCGCCGCGCAGGCCGGCCAGTCGCTCTCGCCGTACGACCGCTACCGGATCCTCGCCCGCGCCAGTGAGCTGGTGCTCGAGCGGGCCGGCGCGCTGGCCGAGTCGATCGTCACCGACACCGGCTTCACCACCGCCGACGCCCGGCGGGAGGTCGAGCGGACGGCGCAGACGCTGCTGCTGTCCGGCGAGGAGGCCAAGCGGCTGCGCGGCGAGGTGGTGCCGATCGACGCCGACCCGAGCGGGCCTGCCCGGGTCGCGTTCACGGTGCGCCGCCCGGTCGGCGTGGTCTGCGCGATCACCCCGTTCAACTCGCCGCTCAACACCGTCGCGCACAAGATCGCGCCGGCGCTGGCGGCCGGGAACGGCGTGGTGCTGAAGCCGGCCGACCAGACGCCGCTCACCGCGGACCTGCTGCTGCGCGTGCTGCTCGACGCCGGCCTGCCGCCGGGCCTGATCAGCGTCCTGTACGGCGGTGGCCGCACCGTGGGGCAGTGGCTGCTCGAGGACGAGGTGCCGGCCTACTACGCGTTCACCGGCAGCACCACCGTGGGCGAGCAGATCCAGCGCACCATCGGCGTGCGCCGGGCCCAGCTCGAGCTGGGCAGCCTGGCCAGCACCATCGTCTGCGAGGACGCCGACCTCGACCGGGCAGTGCGGCTGTGCGTCAACGCGGCGTTCCGCAAGGCCGGCCAGGTGTGCACGTCGGTGCAGCGCCTCTACGTCCACGAGGCCGTCGTGGACGACGTCACCGCGGCGCTGCGGTCGGCGCTGGACGGCCGGGCGATCGGCGACCCGCGCGACCCCGCGACGTTCATCGGCCCGCTCATCGACGAGCAGGCGGCAGAGCGGGTCGAGAGCTGGGTGTCGGCCGCGGCGGACGGTGGCGCCGAGGTCGTCACCGGCGGTGCGCGCACCGGTGCCGTCGTCCAGCCGACCGTGCTCACCGGCGTCGCGCCGGACATGAACGTCATGTGCCGCGAGATCTTCGGCCCGGTCGTGTCCATCCGCCCGTACACCGACGTCGACGCGGCGATCGACGAGGCCAACGACACGCCGTACGGCCTCGCGGCCGGGCTGTTCACGTCCGACATCGGGCGGGCGCTGCACGTCGCCGGGCGGCTGCGCGTGGGCACCGTGCACGTCAACGAGACCTCCAGCGCGCGCGTCGACCTCATGCCCTTCGGCGGCGTCAAGGCCAGCGGGTTCGGCCACGAGGGGCCCGCCTACGCGATCCGCGACATGACCGAGGAGACGTTGCTGACGCTCGGTCCGTGA
- a CDS encoding ester cyclase produces the protein MSESEVREVFERYIEALNAHEFHRMTEFVHDELIENGKAVTRDDIIAELQAHGDAVPDFAWRVQDVAIDGDRVAARLFNKGTHTKEWLGVAPTGATLEFAEYSFHKVRDGRFYEMNYLIDAQAVQRQLES, from the coding sequence ATGTCCGAGTCCGAGGTGCGCGAGGTCTTCGAGCGCTACATCGAGGCGCTCAACGCTCACGAGTTCCACCGCATGACCGAGTTCGTTCACGACGAGCTCATCGAGAACGGGAAGGCGGTCACCCGCGACGACATCATCGCGGAGCTGCAGGCGCACGGTGACGCGGTGCCGGACTTCGCCTGGCGGGTCCAGGACGTCGCCATCGACGGTGACCGCGTGGCGGCCCGCCTGTTCAACAAGGGCACGCACACGAAGGAGTGGCTCGGCGTGGCACCGACCGGTGCCACCTTGGAGTTCGCGGAGTACAGCTTCCACAAGGTCCGCGACGGGCGCTTCTACGAGATGAACTATCTGATCGACGCCCAGGCGGTGCAGCGGCAGTTGGAGTCCTGA
- a CDS encoding DUF3830 family protein, which produces MTTLRITIDGVTAVAELKDAAAPNGVAAVLAALPLQTRVVHASRSGNCAVVHDGALRDEAAGIEGQVSMYYPGMVAYDPVRGYLVLAYGQGQARSTTGTHWVTYLGDVVDNAAELAAKLQDTRDRGALDVLIEQGE; this is translated from the coding sequence GTGACGACCTTGCGGATCACCATCGACGGCGTCACCGCCGTCGCCGAGCTCAAGGACGCCGCCGCGCCCAACGGCGTGGCCGCGGTCCTCGCCGCCCTGCCGTTGCAGACCCGGGTCGTGCACGCGAGCCGCAGCGGCAACTGCGCCGTCGTGCACGACGGCGCGCTGCGCGACGAGGCGGCCGGCATCGAGGGCCAGGTCTCCATGTACTACCCGGGCATGGTCGCCTACGACCCCGTCCGCGGCTACCTGGTGCTCGCCTACGGCCAGGGCCAGGCGCGCAGCACCACCGGTACCCACTGGGTGACGTATCTGGGCGACGTGGTCGACAACGCGGCCGAGCTGGCGGCGAAGCTCCAGGACACCCGCGACCGCGGAGCGCTGGACGTGCTGATCGAGCAGGGGGAGTGA
- a CDS encoding DUF3830 family protein gives MKRIEVRVGDATARYALLEDAPKTADAFWESLPIEGTITHARWAGSAVWVKTPNQPIAALDDIELPVTSIYPGTIVVRPNPRGVAELFLSYGVAESRGPVGRTYATPVAELDGDGAELLAAFRATWRDGSTEVSISRAEDAS, from the coding sequence ATGAAGAGGATCGAAGTCCGGGTTGGCGACGCCACGGCGCGCTACGCCCTGCTCGAGGACGCGCCGAAGACGGCCGACGCCTTCTGGGAGTCGCTGCCGATCGAGGGCACCATCACGCACGCGCGGTGGGCCGGGTCGGCGGTCTGGGTGAAGACGCCGAACCAGCCGATCGCCGCCCTCGACGACATCGAACTGCCGGTGACGTCGATCTACCCGGGCACGATCGTGGTGCGGCCGAACCCGCGCGGCGTCGCCGAGCTGTTCCTGTCGTACGGCGTGGCCGAGTCGCGCGGCCCGGTGGGCCGCACGTACGCCACGCCGGTGGCCGAGCTGGACGGCGACGGCGCCGAGCTGCTGGCCGCCTTCCGCGCCACCTGGCGCGACGGTTCCACCGAGGTGTCGATCAGCCGGGCGGAGGACGCGTCGTGA